GCCGAAGAAATTCTGGCTGCCTGGAATGCCATACTTTTAGACTTTCCTTTGTACCGATTAGAATTTTTGCAAATGCTTTCTAAGAAATACCGGTTATTCCTTTTGAGTAATACGGATTCCATTCATATTGAAACTTTCGAACAAAAAAGTGGCGCTTCCTTTTACAGTCATTTTTATCAATGTTTTGAAAAAGTCTATTTTTCATTTGAAATCGGGATGAGAAAACCCAATCCCGAAATTTATAATTATGTGTTAAACAAACATGATTTATCGGCAAAAAGAACTTTATTTATCGATGACAAAAAAGAAAATACTGATGCTGCAAAAGCTTTGGG
This region of Flavobacterium lacustre genomic DNA includes:
- a CDS encoding HAD family hydrolase, whose amino-acid sequence is MINAIIFDFGDVFINLDKKATMDGLQKLGLSEWNSDLDQLNQQFEMGQITPENFISGFQEHMPKASAEEILAAWNAILLDFPLYRLEFLQMLSKKYRLFLLSNTDSIHIETFEQKSGASFYSHFYQCFEKVYFSFEIGMRKPNPEIYNYVLNKHDLSAKRTLFIDDKKENTDAAKALGIQVWNLQVGQEDVVDLFEKKII